The following coding sequences are from one Salinicoccus sp. Bachu38 window:
- a CDS encoding ATP-dependent Clp protease ATP-binding subunit has product MKCQNCGINDANVNLAMNINNQKTQVHLCNECFHEIRGQMMGGSDFFSGSPFENSDFNDKHFQGNGGSQTGTRTRQKQGSRGDGLLDQLGKNVSDEARAGNIDPIIGRDTEIKRVIETLNRRNKNNPVLIGEPGVGKTAIAEGLALKITEGAIPAKLTDKEVYLLDVASLVANTGIRGQFEERMKQLISELQERKDVILFIDEIHQIVGAGTAESSQMDAGNILKPALARGEVQIIGATTLKEYRQIEKDAALERRLQPIIVKEPTLEEAEQILQGIKDRYEKFHEVRYSDEAVHAFVTLSDRYIQDRFLPDKAIDLMDEVGSRLNLSNAESDANSIQQRLNEIAQEKEEAAEREEYERAANLKYQEIQLEKQLEKAKDKEQVLDVEVSDIQLIVEEKTGIPVTKLQADEQKKMRDLEGELAKKVIGQEEAVGKVAKAVRRSRAGLKSKHRPIGSFLFVGPTGVGKTELTKALAEELFGSRDAMVRLDMSEYMEKHTVSKIIGSPPGYVGHEEAGQLTEKVRRNPYSIILLDEIEKAHPDVQNMFLQIMEDGHLTDSHGRTVSFKDTVIIMTSNAGTGVNTVSVGFNPDKHESVSTLDNLSDYFKPEFLNRFDSIINFNALTEENLIEIVDLMLAELQETVEENDISISITDEAKRELARLGYDRRFGARPLRRVIQDKIEDQLTDLILEEETVDKVRVEMEDEEIAVVKS; this is encoded by the coding sequence ATGAAATGCCAAAATTGTGGTATCAATGATGCGAATGTCAATCTGGCAATGAACATTAATAACCAGAAGACGCAAGTCCACTTATGTAATGAATGTTTCCATGAAATCAGAGGCCAGATGATGGGCGGCAGTGATTTCTTTTCCGGGTCTCCTTTCGAAAACTCAGACTTCAACGATAAACATTTCCAAGGAAATGGCGGCAGCCAGACGGGAACGAGAACGAGGCAGAAACAGGGAAGCAGAGGAGATGGCCTGCTGGATCAGCTTGGCAAGAACGTTTCCGATGAAGCGAGAGCGGGCAACATAGATCCAATCATCGGACGTGACACGGAAATCAAGCGTGTCATTGAAACGCTGAACCGAAGAAACAAGAACAATCCGGTACTGATCGGTGAGCCGGGTGTCGGTAAGACGGCGATTGCTGAAGGTCTGGCCCTCAAAATCACAGAAGGCGCAATACCTGCCAAACTGACGGATAAAGAGGTCTACCTGCTTGATGTGGCATCACTTGTGGCCAATACAGGCATACGAGGCCAGTTTGAAGAGCGAATGAAGCAGCTGATTTCTGAGCTTCAGGAACGCAAGGATGTTATCCTCTTCATCGATGAAATCCATCAGATCGTCGGTGCAGGTACAGCAGAAAGCTCCCAGATGGATGCGGGCAATATCCTGAAACCGGCACTGGCCCGTGGCGAAGTGCAGATCATCGGTGCGACGACATTGAAGGAATATCGTCAGATTGAAAAGGATGCTGCACTGGAACGCCGTCTGCAGCCGATCATTGTAAAAGAGCCGACACTGGAGGAAGCGGAACAGATTCTTCAGGGAATCAAGGACCGCTACGAAAAATTCCATGAGGTGCGTTACTCGGATGAGGCCGTCCATGCATTTGTGACACTGTCCGACCGCTATATCCAGGATCGTTTCCTGCCGGATAAGGCAATCGATCTGATGGATGAAGTCGGCTCACGGTTGAACCTCTCCAACGCGGAAAGTGACGCGAACTCCATCCAGCAGCGTCTGAATGAAATCGCCCAGGAAAAAGAGGAAGCGGCAGAGCGTGAAGAGTATGAAAGGGCGGCTAACCTCAAGTATCAGGAAATACAGCTTGAAAAACAGCTGGAGAAAGCCAAGGATAAAGAACAGGTACTCGATGTCGAGGTTTCCGATATCCAGCTGATCGTCGAAGAGAAGACGGGCATCCCTGTGACGAAACTGCAGGCGGATGAACAGAAGAAGATGCGTGACCTGGAGGGCGAGCTTGCCAAAAAGGTCATCGGACAGGAGGAGGCCGTCGGCAAAGTGGCCAAAGCCGTGCGCCGCAGCCGTGCTGGGCTGAAGTCGAAACACCGTCCGATCGGTTCGTTCCTCTTTGTCGGGCCGACAGGTGTCGGTAAGACGGAGCTGACCAAGGCACTGGCCGAAGAGCTGTTCGGCTCCCGTGATGCGATGGTCCGGCTCGACATGAGCGAGTATATGGAGAAGCACACCGTGTCCAAGATTATCGGTTCACCACCGGGATATGTCGGACATGAAGAAGCGGGACAGCTGACGGAGAAAGTCCGTCGTAACCCCTACAGCATCATTCTGCTGGATGAGATAGAAAAAGCCCATCCGGATGTGCAGAACATGTTCCTGCAGATCATGGAAGATGGACATCTGACAGACTCCCATGGCCGTACGGTCAGCTTCAAGGATACTGTCATCATCATGACAAGCAACGCGGGTACGGGTGTAAATACAGTGAGTGTCGGATTCAATCCGGACAAGCATGAATCCGTATCGACGCTGGACAACTTGAGCGACTACTTCAAGCCTGAATTCCTGAACCGTTTCGATTCCATCATCAACTTCAACGCACTTACTGAAGAGAACCTGATTGAAATCGTTGATCTGATGCTTGCCGAGCTTCAGGAGACTGTCGAGGAGAACGATATCAGCATCTCAATCACTGATGAAGCCAAGCGTGAGCTTGCGAGACTCGGCTATGACAGACGTTTTGGTGCAAGACCGCTCCGCCGGGTCATTCAGGACAAGATCGAAGATCAACTGACCGATCTCATTCTGGAAGAAGAGACAGTGGATAAGGTGAGAGTAGAGATGGAAGATGAAGAGATTGCAGTTGTGAAAAGCTAA
- a CDS encoding iron chaperone, with amino-acid sequence MAVFDEFINGIDNGEQREKVEQVLSWVHDTYPDMERVVKWNQPMFTDHGTYIIGFSVAKKHMSVAPENKAITEFSGALEEAGYAHTSQIFRIPWDSEVDYDLLKKIIDFNIEDKAGLDTFWR; translated from the coding sequence ATGGCAGTTTTTGATGAATTCATCAATGGAATCGACAATGGGGAGCAAAGGGAGAAAGTGGAACAGGTACTTTCATGGGTGCATGACACATATCCGGATATGGAAAGGGTGGTGAAGTGGAACCAGCCGATGTTCACCGATCACGGGACATACATCATCGGCTTCAGTGTGGCAAAGAAGCATATGTCGGTTGCACCCGAGAATAAAGCGATCACAGAATTCAGCGGTGCGCTGGAAGAAGCGGGTTATGCTCATACAAGTCAGATTTTCCGTATACCGTGGGACAGTGAGGTGGATTATGATCTCTTGAAGAAAATCATCGATTTTAACATTGAAGATAAGGCAGGGCTGGATACATTCTGGCGGTGA
- a CDS encoding cystathionine gamma-synthase family protein, translated as MKRNVDHATEAVWAGEKAYRVHGASQVPVVNSVAYNYDDLDHWYQVAIGEEEGHIYGRNTNPTVASFEDKVRQMEGAEAATSFSTGMAAISNTLHTFLRPGDRVVSIKDTYGGTNKIFTEFLPKLDIEIELCETGNHEAMETEIGKGCRLIHLETPTNPTVKITDIERIAELAREQNALLVVDNTFATPILQNPLSLGADLVIHSATKFLGGHADALGGVLCGRKDLVEQVFHYREINGATMDPNAAYLMIRGMKTLDLRVWKQTENAGRLAEYLSGHPAVVEVFYPGLESHPNHEIAKKQMKGYGSMFSFSLHGGMEAVKEVLPRLEFANRAANLGAVETTVGPARTTSHVESTPEERAELGIAEGLVRYSAGIESFDDLKQDLENALQALNVHNTPS; from the coding sequence ATGAAGAGAAATGTAGATCATGCAACAGAAGCTGTTTGGGCGGGAGAGAAGGCGTACAGGGTCCATGGAGCCAGCCAGGTGCCGGTTGTCAACAGCGTCGCCTATAACTATGATGACCTCGATCACTGGTATCAGGTGGCGATTGGTGAAGAAGAGGGACACATCTACGGAAGAAATACAAACCCGACCGTCGCTTCATTCGAAGACAAGGTCAGGCAGATGGAGGGCGCTGAAGCGGCGACCAGTTTTTCCACCGGTATGGCGGCCATCAGCAATACGCTCCACACATTCCTGCGCCCCGGGGACCGTGTTGTCAGCATCAAGGACACATATGGCGGAACCAACAAGATATTTACAGAATTCCTGCCGAAACTCGATATTGAAATTGAACTGTGTGAGACCGGCAATCACGAGGCGATGGAAACTGAAATCGGAAAAGGCTGCCGGCTGATCCATCTTGAGACGCCGACCAACCCAACCGTAAAAATTACCGATATCGAAAGGATTGCAGAACTTGCCAGAGAACAGAATGCCCTGCTTGTCGTGGACAATACATTCGCCACCCCGATTCTGCAGAACCCACTGTCACTCGGAGCCGACCTTGTCATCCACAGTGCCACGAAGTTTCTGGGCGGACATGCAGATGCACTTGGCGGTGTACTATGCGGAAGAAAAGATCTTGTGGAACAGGTCTTCCACTATCGTGAAATCAATGGAGCCACCATGGATCCCAATGCCGCCTACCTGATGATCAGAGGGATGAAGACATTGGATCTGAGAGTGTGGAAACAGACGGAGAATGCAGGTAGACTTGCCGAGTACCTATCCGGTCATCCTGCTGTGGTGGAAGTATTCTACCCCGGTCTTGAGAGCCACCCGAACCACGAAATCGCAAAAAAACAGATGAAAGGGTACGGCAGCATGTTCAGCTTCTCTCTGCATGGCGGCATGGAAGCCGTCAAAGAAGTATTGCCACGACTCGAATTTGCCAATAGGGCAGCCAATCTTGGTGCCGTCGAGACGACAGTCGGACCGGCGCGGACGACCAGTCATGTAGAGTCCACCCCGGAAGAGCGGGCGGAACTCGGAATCGCCGAGGGACTCGTCCGGTATTCTGCAGGTATAGAGTCGTTCGACGACTTGAAGCAGGACCTTGAAAATGCACTGCAGGCACTCAACGTCCATAATACCCCATCATAA
- a CDS encoding SurA N-terminal domain-containing protein — MKKLLFSLSLGTSIAVLAACGGGDESAENTNEEPETQEEAASGNSDEAASESNGEAAGEEESAGHPEMPEPDLEDVPDVVAEVNGEEITKEEFEQVYTAQFQQAAMQQQMAGEEVDQDQLKEQVVEGMVSQKLLIQEAGNSDISVPEEEVNETIDQLVEQNGLESQDEFFAALEEQGMSEEEVRSQLETELKANKLIAEEAGDIEPTEEELQTMYDEMTSMQEESGEGEVPSFEEVKPQLEDQVKMTKEGEAAQGLVEELREDADVTIHL; from the coding sequence ATGAAGAAATTATTATTCAGTTTATCCCTCGGCACATCCATAGCTGTTCTGGCAGCATGTGGTGGCGGAGATGAATCTGCAGAAAATACAAATGAAGAACCGGAAACACAGGAGGAAGCGGCATCAGGCAATAGTGATGAGGCGGCCTCAGAAAGTAATGGAGAGGCAGCCGGAGAAGAGGAAAGTGCAGGACACCCTGAAATGCCGGAACCGGATCTGGAAGATGTACCGGATGTCGTTGCTGAAGTGAATGGGGAAGAAATCACGAAGGAAGAGTTCGAACAGGTCTATACCGCACAGTTCCAGCAGGCGGCGATGCAGCAGCAGATGGCCGGCGAGGAAGTCGATCAGGATCAGCTGAAAGAACAGGTTGTTGAAGGTATGGTCAGTCAGAAACTGCTCATCCAGGAAGCGGGAAACAGTGATATCAGTGTACCTGAAGAGGAAGTCAATGAAACGATAGACCAGCTGGTCGAACAGAATGGTCTTGAGTCCCAGGATGAGTTCTTTGCGGCGCTGGAGGAGCAGGGAATGTCCGAAGAGGAAGTGCGCTCCCAGCTCGAGACGGAATTGAAAGCCAACAAGCTGATTGCTGAAGAGGCTGGAGATATAGAACCGACCGAAGAGGAACTCCAGACGATGTATGACGAGATGACCAGCATGCAGGAAGAATCGGGTGAAGGGGAAGTCCCTTCCTTTGAAGAAGTAAAACCACAGCTTGAAGATCAGGTGAAGATGACGAAAGAAGGAGAAGCAGCACAAGGTCTTGTGGAAGAACTGCGTGAAGATGCAGATGTTACCATCCACCTGTAA
- a CDS encoding superoxide dismutase family protein, translating into MKIWKLLFLMLMIGVVLAACGGNEEPEAEDQERVDETIDEERNDVAEETNERAEEEVVLMNSEGEETATATLSEGDYGVNIALVGQDLPAGTHGFHIHETGSCEQPDFESAGGHYNPTDANHGFDDPEGPHAGDMENIEVAEDGTINTEVTADMVTMEENQETTLYPEGGTALVIHSGADDYESQPSGDAGERIACGVIGE; encoded by the coding sequence ATGAAAATCTGGAAGCTTTTATTTTTGATGCTGATGATCGGTGTGGTGCTTGCAGCCTGTGGCGGCAATGAGGAACCGGAAGCGGAAGATCAGGAAAGAGTGGATGAAACGATTGACGAAGAAAGGAATGATGTTGCCGAGGAGACGAATGAGCGCGCTGAAGAAGAAGTCGTTCTTATGAACAGTGAGGGCGAGGAGACCGCGACTGCTACACTGAGCGAGGGTGATTACGGAGTGAATATTGCGCTTGTCGGACAAGACCTCCCGGCCGGAACACATGGTTTCCATATTCATGAGACGGGCTCATGTGAACAGCCGGACTTTGAGTCAGCAGGCGGGCACTACAACCCGACAGACGCCAACCACGGATTTGACGATCCTGAGGGCCCCCACGCAGGAGACATGGAGAACATCGAAGTTGCTGAAGATGGCACTATAAACACGGAAGTCACGGCAGATATGGTGACGATGGAAGAAAATCAGGAGACTACGCTCTATCCGGAAGGTGGTACAGCACTCGTCATCCATTCAGGCGCTGATGACTATGAGAGCCAGCCTTCCGGTGACGCAGGGGAACGCATCGCCTGTGGTGTAATAGGAGAATAG
- a CDS encoding M24 family metallopeptidase, with translation MFSKEEYDIRMNNTKQKMLQYGVEGLIISNPSNMYYLTGYDAWSFYVNQVVLVFIDQEEPIWIGRQMDASGAEMTTWMKESSIRFYPDEYVQSTIRHPMDYVAEVLVECGQDDKKIGVEMDSFYYTAMCHERLQVGLPNAELKDTGNLVSWVRVIKSDTEISYMRNAAQIVEKAMQAAYDTVNIGVRENEVAAAITHAQIYGSDDFGGDYTSMVPMIPSGKLTASPHITWSDRRYSEGDILTLEIAGCYKRYHTPMARTMILGKAPGHVQEVADVINEGINETLYHMTPGTTAEEVNDVWTRTIGKHGYVKSARIGYSIGLSYPPDWGEHTISFRPGDHTMLQPDMTFHLMPGLWFDNFGVSITESVHITENGAETFASFDRKIFEKTVE, from the coding sequence ATGTTCTCCAAAGAGGAATATGATATCAGAATGAATAATACGAAACAGAAGATGTTGCAATACGGGGTCGAGGGGCTGATCATTTCCAACCCCTCAAACATGTACTACCTGACGGGGTATGATGCATGGAGCTTCTATGTAAATCAGGTCGTCCTCGTCTTCATCGATCAGGAAGAACCGATATGGATCGGCAGGCAAATGGACGCCAGCGGCGCGGAAATGACAACTTGGATGAAGGAATCGAGCATCCGCTTCTACCCGGATGAATATGTACAGTCGACCATCAGACATCCCATGGACTATGTCGCTGAAGTATTGGTCGAGTGCGGTCAGGACGACAAGAAGATCGGTGTCGAAATGGATTCATTCTACTATACGGCGATGTGCCATGAAAGGTTGCAGGTCGGTCTGCCCAATGCTGAATTGAAGGATACCGGAAATCTTGTCAGCTGGGTCAGGGTCATCAAGAGTGATACGGAAATCAGCTATATGCGGAATGCCGCCCAAATCGTAGAAAAAGCCATGCAGGCAGCATACGATACTGTCAATATCGGTGTCAGGGAGAATGAGGTTGCAGCCGCCATCACACACGCCCAGATCTACGGAAGTGATGATTTCGGCGGGGACTATACATCGATGGTACCCATGATCCCTTCCGGAAAACTGACAGCCAGCCCACATATCACATGGTCCGACAGAAGATATAGCGAAGGCGATATACTGACGCTTGAAATTGCCGGATGCTATAAGCGGTACCACACTCCGATGGCCAGGACCATGATCCTCGGCAAAGCACCTGGGCACGTCCAGGAGGTTGCAGACGTGATCAATGAAGGCATCAATGAAACACTCTATCATATGACTCCCGGGACTACAGCCGAGGAGGTGAATGACGTGTGGACTCGTACCATCGGCAAGCACGGTTATGTGAAGAGTGCCCGCATCGGCTACTCCATTGGTCTCAGCTACCCGCCTGACTGGGGAGAGCATACGATCAGCTTCAGGCCAGGCGACCATACCATGCTTCAGCCTGACATGACCTTCCACCTCATGCCAGGCCTATGGTTCGACAACTTCGGCGTCTCCATCACAGAGTCCGTGCATATCACAGAGAACGGCGCAGAGACATTCGCCTCATTCGACCGGAAGATTTTCGAAAAGACAGTCGAATAG
- the aldA gene encoding aldehyde dehydrogenase produces MKDHQLYINGEYTSSTGDEWIDIINPATEKVVSRTPKGTSEDVDKAVEAASRAQTEWEQVPNIERGRIVHKMGEKIAERRETFIDLLQEEQGKDYELASGEVDLAIDYFQYMSEWARRIEGDIVPSDRPNENILVYKKPIGVVAGIIPWNFPVFILARKVATALMTGCTVVIKPSQHTPNTAMEFTKIVDEMSEVPAGIYNVVTGAGSEIGNALASHEKVHMVTMTGSITAGTKVMEAAAQNITKVNLELGGKAPAIVTENADLDLAAAEIATSRLANNGQACTNAERLYVHANVAEELTGKLKKIFEEKTFGNPRKDKEADLGPLVNQDRLETVDEMVQNAISSGAKVVTGGGAAEVEDGFFYKPTILTDVTHESDIMTDEIFGPVLPISTFSTLDEVIEKANDTVYGLSSSVYTEDLNEAMRVVNEMKFGETYVNRENFEAVQGYHAGMRQSGLGGTDGKYGVEDFLVTQVVYMQYKENKK; encoded by the coding sequence GTGAAGGACCATCAGTTATATATAAACGGTGAATATACTTCATCAACCGGGGACGAATGGATTGATATCATCAATCCAGCAACGGAAAAAGTGGTATCAAGGACACCAAAAGGTACATCAGAAGATGTCGACAAGGCAGTGGAGGCAGCTTCCCGGGCCCAAACTGAATGGGAACAGGTGCCAAACATTGAACGTGGCAGGATTGTGCATAAGATGGGAGAGAAGATTGCTGAAAGAAGAGAGACATTCATTGACCTGCTTCAGGAAGAGCAGGGGAAGGATTATGAACTGGCAAGTGGTGAAGTGGACCTGGCCATAGATTATTTCCAGTATATGTCCGAGTGGGCAAGAAGAATCGAAGGCGATATCGTGCCGAGCGATCGGCCGAATGAAAACATTCTGGTCTATAAGAAGCCCATCGGGGTTGTAGCCGGCATCATTCCGTGGAACTTCCCGGTCTTCATCCTGGCGAGGAAAGTAGCCACAGCACTGATGACAGGATGTACTGTCGTAATTAAGCCGAGCCAGCATACGCCCAATACGGCGATGGAATTTACGAAAATCGTCGATGAGATGTCGGAAGTGCCTGCCGGCATATACAACGTCGTAACAGGTGCAGGATCCGAGATCGGCAATGCCCTGGCATCGCATGAAAAAGTCCATATGGTGACGATGACGGGCAGTATCACTGCCGGTACGAAAGTGATGGAAGCGGCGGCCCAGAACATTACAAAAGTGAATCTGGAGCTCGGCGGCAAGGCGCCGGCCATAGTGACTGAAAATGCAGACCTTGATCTTGCGGCAGCGGAAATCGCAACTTCAAGACTTGCCAATAACGGCCAGGCCTGTACAAATGCAGAGCGTCTCTATGTACATGCAAATGTGGCGGAAGAACTGACTGGCAAGCTTAAGAAAATATTCGAGGAAAAGACATTCGGTAATCCGCGCAAAGACAAGGAAGCCGATCTTGGCCCACTCGTCAATCAGGACCGTCTCGAAACGGTCGACGAGATGGTTCAGAATGCCATTTCATCCGGTGCCAAAGTCGTCACTGGAGGGGGAGCTGCAGAGGTAGAAGATGGCTTCTTCTACAAGCCGACCATTCTGACGGATGTTACGCATGAATCCGATATCATGACAGACGAAATATTCGGGCCGGTGCTTCCGATATCTACTTTCAGTACTTTGGATGAAGTTATTGAAAAAGCCAACGATACGGTATATGGACTTTCTTCTTCCGTCTATACTGAGGACCTGAACGAAGCGATGCGTGTCGTCAATGAGATGAAGTTCGGAGAAACCTATGTCAACCGTGAAAATTTTGAAGCCGTCCAGGGCTATCATGCCGGCATGCGCCAGTCAGGTCTTGGCGGTACAGACGGCAAGTATGGCGTAGAAGACTTCCTGGTGACCCAGGTCGTCTATATGCAGTATAAGGAAAACAAAAAATAA
- a CDS encoding class I SAM-dependent methyltransferase — protein sequence MKNQAMIKKFDRQSKTYDKRRGSDPTDKYRARIIPEAWGKVLEVGIGAGGNFPYYNDDIELTGVDFSPEMLKAARTAAADYPFETTLVEVDVEEVQFEEDSFDTIVSTLSFCAYRDPESVLARFRKWCRPGGTILMMEHGESTNRLLAGALNVLDPVSMKVLGCHQNRNISDIVRHSDLKITKEERHLAGCLYMLWVKI from the coding sequence ATGAAAAACCAGGCAATGATCAAGAAGTTCGACAGGCAGTCAAAAACGTATGACAAAAGAAGGGGAAGTGACCCGACTGACAAATATCGAGCACGCATCATTCCGGAAGCTTGGGGAAAGGTTCTGGAGGTGGGCATAGGTGCTGGAGGCAATTTTCCGTACTACAATGATGACATTGAATTGACAGGTGTCGATTTCAGCCCCGAAATGCTGAAGGCGGCGCGCACAGCGGCCGCGGATTACCCCTTTGAAACGACGCTGGTGGAAGTGGATGTTGAGGAAGTTCAATTTGAGGAGGACAGTTTCGACACCATCGTCTCGACGCTTTCATTCTGTGCCTATAGAGACCCTGAAAGTGTACTCGCCAGATTCAGAAAATGGTGCAGACCGGGAGGGACCATATTGATGATGGAGCACGGGGAAAGTACAAACAGGCTGCTTGCAGGAGCTCTGAATGTATTGGATCCGGTTTCCATGAAGGTGCTCGGCTGCCATCAGAACAGGAATATTTCCGACATTGTAAGGCACTCCGATTTGAAGATTACGAAGGAGGAGAGACATCTGGCCGGCTGCCTGTACATGCTGTGGGTAAAAATATAA
- a CDS encoding aryl-sulfate sulfotransferase, producing the protein MKKTNIVIVAIITVFAASVVFIAVWNGNGDQEVEESQEGPNTAEGVDYNYPPERAKELLREQEELEAKILAESGGGTLDDPYVNLNPYGRSPLSALVIFDTEESAQVSFTVQGKDSETDISSTIEGYRTHHELPIVGLYASYTNTVEIVVETETGETTTNTLTIVTERLPSGMPAIEIKEAKPEKMHLAENELTFYVPSTRHAFAFDINGDVRWYGAGFNSHILQELDNGNLLYLSKDDNSGSAYNRLLEIDYIGKLYNAFEISEEAAEQEAEDLESTLIHHDVAELPSGNLLMTVNDGGGEYMEDMMIEVDRKTGKVLKVIDLKDLFPSEVYEEYEVRDDYGLRDWFHQNSVVYDESDDSIIISGRHQDTVMKIDYETEEIIWILAHPEGWNEEMAAYLVEGGGDDFKYPAAQHDARILPDFDSNPATIDVLLFDNNTVVTRGDEESAGEYSAATHYRINEETLGAEIVWTYGEELGEDYFTRIISSARYLEESDNILIDFGHADDGERSSFVEVTHDEQSERVFEAEMTGFRTGAWAYRGVRHQIYNDLWEERFTLEQ; encoded by the coding sequence ATGAAGAAAACGAATATCGTAATTGTTGCCATTATTACTGTCTTTGCTGCTTCGGTGGTGTTCATTGCTGTGTGGAATGGCAATGGTGATCAGGAAGTAGAGGAATCACAGGAGGGACCAAATACAGCGGAGGGGGTGGACTACAACTATCCGCCGGAAAGGGCGAAAGAACTGCTCCGGGAACAGGAGGAGTTGGAAGCGAAGATTCTGGCGGAGAGCGGGGGTGGTACACTGGATGATCCATATGTGAACCTAAATCCATATGGTCGGAGCCCATTATCTGCCCTTGTCATCTTTGATACCGAAGAGAGCGCCCAAGTCTCCTTCACCGTCCAGGGGAAAGATAGTGAAACGGATATTTCGAGTACAATCGAAGGATACAGGACACATCATGAGCTTCCCATCGTCGGGCTCTATGCCAGCTATACAAACACAGTGGAAATCGTTGTTGAAACGGAAACTGGGGAAACAACGACCAATACATTGACGATAGTGACAGAGCGCCTGCCGTCTGGCATGCCTGCAATAGAGATTAAAGAAGCCAAGCCTGAAAAGATGCATCTCGCTGAAAATGAACTGACTTTCTATGTGCCGAGCACAAGGCATGCATTCGCATTTGATATCAACGGTGATGTACGTTGGTATGGAGCAGGATTCAACAGTCATATTCTACAAGAACTGGATAACGGAAATCTGCTTTATCTGAGTAAAGATGACAACAGTGGAAGTGCGTATAACCGACTGCTTGAAATAGACTACATCGGCAAGCTGTATAATGCTTTCGAAATCAGCGAAGAAGCGGCTGAACAGGAGGCTGAAGACCTGGAATCGACTCTGATTCATCATGACGTAGCAGAACTGCCGTCCGGAAATCTCCTGATGACTGTTAATGACGGTGGGGGCGAATATATGGAAGACATGATGATAGAAGTGGACAGGAAGACGGGAAAAGTCCTGAAAGTGATCGATCTGAAGGATCTGTTTCCTAGTGAAGTGTATGAAGAATATGAAGTCAGGGATGATTATGGTCTGAGGGACTGGTTCCACCAGAACTCTGTAGTATATGATGAAAGTGATGACAGCATCATCATCTCGGGCAGGCATCAGGATACCGTAATGAAAATTGACTACGAGACAGAAGAGATCATCTGGATTCTGGCCCATCCGGAAGGGTGGAATGAAGAAATGGCGGCATATCTGGTAGAAGGGGGCGGTGATGATTTCAAATATCCCGCAGCCCAGCATGATGCCAGAATACTGCCCGACTTTGACAGCAATCCGGCGACGATAGATGTATTGCTGTTTGATAATAATACAGTCGTCACCCGGGGTGATGAAGAGTCGGCTGGAGAATACAGTGCCGCAACCCATTACAGGATCAATGAGGAGACACTAGGGGCGGAAATAGTCTGGACTTATGGAGAGGAGCTCGGCGAGGATTATTTCACCAGAATCATAAGCAGTGCGAGATACCTGGAAGAAAGTGATAATATACTGATCGACTTCGGTCATGCCGATGATGGGGAAAGAAGTTCATTTGTGGAAGTGACCCATGACGAGCAGTCCGAACGGGTTTTTGAAGCCGAAATGACAGGATTCCGGACAGGCGCCTGGGCCTACCGGGGTGTAAGGCATCAAATATATAACGACTTGTGGGAAGAGAGATTCACTTTGGAGCAGTAG